The Candidatus Limnocylindria bacterium genome has a window encoding:
- a CDS encoding TrkA family potassium uptake protein: MNIVIVGCGRVGAFLAGQLDKAGHAVTIVDLERGSFVHLPQNFGGTTLLGNGTDLEVLRTAGVDKADAVFTLTQGDNRNLMAAQIARQIFGVKRVIAKVNDPIRAALYREHEISTVSRTTILGTLLEAMLMGDAEVGKVLIEKSKKAETAMAGELG; encoded by the coding sequence TTGAACATCGTCATCGTCGGATGCGGCCGGGTCGGCGCGTTCCTCGCGGGTCAGCTGGACAAGGCTGGTCACGCGGTCACGATCGTCGACCTCGAGCGTGGTTCGTTCGTCCACCTACCTCAGAACTTCGGCGGCACCACGCTGCTCGGCAACGGGACCGATCTCGAGGTCCTACGAACGGCCGGGGTCGACAAGGCGGATGCCGTCTTCACACTCACCCAGGGTGACAACCGGAACCTCATGGCGGCGCAGATCGCGCGCCAGATCTTCGGTGTGAAGCGGGTCATCGCCAAGGTGAACGATCCCATCCGTGCCGCGCTCTACCGAGAGCACGAGATCAGCACGGTCTCGCGCACGACGATCCTGGGCACGCTGCTCGAGGCGATGCTCATGGGCGATGCCGAGGTGGGGAAGGTGCTCATAGAGAAATCCAAGAAGGCGGAGACCGCGATGGCGGGGGAGCTCGGCTAG
- a CDS encoding TrkA family potassium uptake protein, whose product MYFVIAGGGEVGFHLAKALLESSHEVMLLESDRRRAQVIEEQLGSIVLNAPADEGRYQLEAGCQRADAVIAVTGQDAVNLIVCQLAKWKCNVPRVIARVNDPKNEIVFKALGIDETISSTRVIMNVIEQELPSGGFMPLMPLTGSHLELIEAEIAAGTPAAGRAIGSLGLPDGAAVGGIVRKGSVVHADDDTKLQVGDRIVVLSPTKDEASVRKALFG is encoded by the coding sequence GTGTATTTCGTCATCGCAGGGGGCGGAGAGGTGGGCTTCCATCTCGCCAAGGCGCTCCTCGAGTCGTCCCACGAGGTCATGCTCCTCGAGAGCGACCGGCGGCGAGCGCAGGTCATCGAGGAGCAGCTCGGCTCGATCGTCCTCAACGCGCCGGCAGACGAGGGCCGATACCAACTGGAGGCCGGCTGCCAGCGCGCGGATGCCGTGATCGCCGTGACAGGCCAGGACGCCGTCAACCTCATCGTCTGCCAGCTCGCGAAGTGGAAGTGCAACGTCCCGCGCGTGATCGCTCGCGTGAACGACCCGAAGAACGAGATCGTGTTCAAGGCCCTCGGCATCGACGAGACGATCTCGTCGACGCGCGTGATCATGAACGTCATCGAGCAGGAGCTTCCGTCGGGCGGGTTCATGCCTCTGATGCCGCTCACTGGGTCGCATCTCGAGCTCATTGAGGCGGAGATCGCCGCAGGCACGCCTGCCGCGGGCAGGGCGATCGGCTCGCTCGGTCTGCCGGACGGCGCTGCCGTCGGCGGGATCGTGCGCAAGGGAAGCGTCGTGCACGCTGACGACGACACGAAGCTCCAGGTCGGTGACCGGATCGTCGTGCTGTCACCGACAAAGGACGAAGCCAGCGTGCGGAAGGCGCTTTTCGGCTAG
- a CDS encoding response regulator transcription factor codes for MSPPTGARILLVDDEPAIVRAVRANLGSRGFRVDVAESGSEALERVESHPDLILLDLGLPDLDGLDLIRTLRSRGRAPIIVLSARGAERDKVRALDLGADDYLTKPFGVAELLARIRVALRHTLRSGTDEPVFRARGLIVDVEHRRVTVDGEELHLTPTEYALLTALVRHADHVVTDSMLLQEVWGPEYGDEDHYLHVYVARLRKKLERDPQKPRYIATEPGIGYRLLTEEA; via the coding sequence ATGAGTCCGCCGACCGGCGCGCGCATCCTCCTCGTGGACGACGAGCCCGCGATCGTGCGCGCGGTCCGCGCGAATCTCGGAAGCCGCGGCTTTCGGGTCGACGTCGCCGAGTCCGGCAGCGAGGCGCTCGAGCGCGTCGAGTCGCATCCGGACTTGATCCTGCTCGACCTCGGCCTACCGGACCTGGATGGTCTCGACCTCATCCGGACGCTGCGCAGCCGAGGTAGGGCGCCGATCATCGTCCTATCGGCGCGCGGGGCGGAGCGCGACAAGGTGCGCGCGCTGGATCTCGGCGCGGACGACTATCTGACAAAGCCGTTCGGCGTAGCGGAGCTGCTTGCGCGCATCCGGGTCGCCTTGCGCCACACGCTCCGGTCGGGGACGGATGAGCCCGTCTTCCGCGCACGGGGACTCATCGTCGACGTCGAGCACCGGCGCGTGACGGTCGACGGCGAAGAGCTCCATCTCACGCCCACGGAGTACGCGCTCCTTACGGCGCTCGTGCGGCACGCGGACCATGTCGTGACCGACTCGATGCTGCTGCAGGAGGTCTGGGGACCCGAATACGGTGACGAAGATCACTACCTGCACGTCTACGTGGCGCGTCTTCGCAAGAAGCTCGAGCGGGATCCACAGAAACCGCGTTACATCGCGACCGAGCCAGGGATCGGCTACCGGCTGCTCACTGAGGAGGCCTGA
- a CDS encoding universal stress protein: MQLKRILVPLAGTSVDPEVIRVAVVLGKPAKAEIVAIHVIEVRWNLPLDAILEPESERGEGVLDDAVKVAEQAGAHIETELVQAREAAAAIIDTARDRKTDLILLGMPFRKRLGRVYVGKTVQGVYVGAHCAVLAYRQEETR, translated from the coding sequence ATGCAGTTGAAGCGCATCCTCGTGCCGCTCGCGGGCACGAGCGTGGACCCCGAGGTCATTCGCGTGGCGGTGGTCCTCGGGAAGCCCGCGAAGGCCGAGATCGTGGCGATCCATGTGATCGAGGTCAGGTGGAATCTTCCTCTCGACGCGATCCTGGAGCCTGAAAGCGAGCGCGGGGAGGGCGTCCTCGACGACGCCGTAAAGGTGGCGGAGCAAGCCGGCGCGCACATCGAGACAGAGCTCGTGCAGGCGCGGGAGGCGGCGGCCGCGATCATCGACACAGCGCGGGACAGAAAGACGGACCTCATCTTGCTCGGCATGCCGTTCCGCAAGCGTTTAGGCCGGGTGTACGTCGGCAAGACGGTCCAGGGCGTGTACGTAGGAGCGCACTGCGCAGTGCTCGCGTATCGTCAGGAAGAGACACGTTGA
- a CDS encoding APC family permease — translation MALPEEPATEEAAASPQRSPDLVRRHVVRGRLPGSRYVRIVTPRDGDFKHRAPGYLVAEERVLEGHGRAGRALGSLRTLLIGRRLRSEQEIEERVGTLKGLAVFASDNISSAAYATEEIMRVLLLAGAGALALTMPITIGIVVVLAIVVTSYQQTIRAYPNGGGSYIVASDNLGPVSGLIAAGALLTDYVLTVAVSIAAGVAALTSIFPGLFDLRVTVGVAFVALLCLGNLRGIRESATIFAAPTYVYLGAMFGLLGYGLFLAATGALPSYVPPADWIPTGTGEALGLVLLLRAFAAGSVALTGTEAVSNGVPAFAPPEPKRAQRVLILMGLCFGSIFLGISFLAGQLGIVPDPSEQETVVSQLTRTIVGTGTPYHYLVQIATALLLVLAANTAFADFPRLASILARDRFLPRVFQFRGDRLAFSSGIVLLSLVAALLIVAFAGSVTNLIPLYTIGVFIAFTLSQSGMVKHWWRLRATEPRWRLRATINGIGAVTTAIVSVEVAVAKFALGAWMIAVLIPALIALMWAISRHYRTVGDLLTLERPDLPLPRMAVPHVIVPVARLDRAALHALAFARSISNDVTAVHVADDAGAAERMRERWRARDDGIALVVIESPYRALIPPLLAYVDARARQDPERPITIVLAEFVPRHFWEYVLHNQTALRLKLRLFFRPNTVVVDIPYHVASDGWDPAES, via the coding sequence ATGGCATTACCAGAGGAGCCTGCGACCGAAGAGGCCGCAGCCTCCCCACAACGCTCACCCGACCTCGTGCGGCGGCATGTCGTTCGTGGTCGCCTCCCAGGTTCGCGGTACGTACGCATCGTCACGCCGCGGGACGGTGACTTCAAGCATCGCGCACCCGGCTACCTCGTCGCGGAGGAGCGCGTGCTCGAGGGCCATGGCCGAGCGGGACGCGCGCTCGGTTCGCTGCGCACGCTGCTCATCGGGCGACGGCTCCGCTCCGAGCAGGAGATCGAGGAACGCGTCGGGACGCTCAAGGGCCTTGCCGTCTTCGCGTCCGACAACATCTCATCCGCGGCGTACGCGACCGAAGAGATCATGCGCGTGCTCCTGCTCGCGGGCGCAGGTGCGCTCGCCCTCACGATGCCCATCACGATCGGCATCGTCGTGGTGCTCGCTATCGTCGTGACCAGCTACCAACAGACGATCCGCGCATACCCGAACGGGGGCGGCTCGTACATCGTCGCGAGCGACAACCTCGGACCGGTGTCGGGACTCATCGCGGCCGGTGCGCTCCTCACCGATTACGTCCTCACGGTCGCGGTCTCGATCGCTGCCGGCGTGGCGGCCCTCACCTCGATCTTTCCAGGGCTCTTCGACCTACGCGTCACCGTCGGCGTCGCGTTCGTTGCGCTGCTGTGCCTCGGGAATCTTCGCGGCATTCGCGAGAGCGCGACCATCTTCGCGGCGCCGACGTACGTCTACCTCGGCGCGATGTTCGGACTACTCGGCTACGGCCTCTTCCTCGCCGCGACCGGCGCCTTGCCGAGCTACGTGCCGCCGGCGGACTGGATCCCGACCGGGACCGGTGAGGCGCTCGGACTCGTCCTGCTCCTGCGCGCGTTCGCCGCCGGCTCGGTCGCATTGACCGGTACGGAAGCCGTCTCGAACGGCGTGCCCGCTTTCGCGCCTCCCGAGCCCAAACGAGCCCAGCGCGTGCTCATCCTCATGGGCCTCTGCTTCGGCTCGATCTTCCTCGGCATCAGCTTCCTCGCCGGTCAGCTTGGGATCGTGCCCGACCCGAGCGAGCAGGAGACCGTGGTGAGCCAGCTGACGAGAACGATCGTGGGCACCGGCACGCCCTACCACTACCTGGTACAGATCGCGACCGCGCTGCTGCTGGTGCTTGCCGCAAACACCGCATTCGCCGACTTCCCGCGGCTCGCGAGCATCCTCGCGCGCGATCGTTTCCTGCCGCGCGTCTTTCAGTTCCGCGGCGACCGACTGGCGTTCTCGAGCGGCATCGTGCTCTTGTCGCTCGTGGCCGCGCTGCTCATCGTCGCATTCGCCGGCAGCGTGACGAACCTCATCCCGCTCTACACGATCGGCGTCTTCATCGCTTTCACGCTCAGTCAGAGCGGCATGGTGAAGCACTGGTGGCGCCTACGAGCGACCGAGCCACGCTGGCGGCTGCGGGCGACGATCAACGGCATCGGCGCGGTGACCACCGCGATCGTGAGCGTCGAGGTCGCAGTGGCGAAGTTCGCGCTCGGCGCGTGGATGATCGCCGTGCTCATCCCCGCCCTCATCGCGCTCATGTGGGCGATCTCCCGCCATTACCGGACGGTCGGCGATCTGTTGACGCTCGAGCGACCCGACCTGCCGCTCCCGCGCATGGCCGTGCCGCACGTCATCGTGCCGGTAGCCAGGCTCGATCGCGCCGCACTTCACGCGCTCGCGTTCGCGCGCTCGATCTCGAACGACGTGACGGCGGTGCATGTCGCCGATGACGCAGGCGCTGCGGAGCGCATGCGGGAGCGCTGGCGCGCGCGCGACGATGGCATCGCTCTGGTCGTCATCGAATCGCCCTACCGGGCTCTCATCCCGCCACTGCTCGCCTACGTCGATGCGCGAGCGCGGCAGGATCCGGAGCGCCCGATCACGATCGTGCTGGCGGAGTTCGTGCCGCGCCACTTCTGGGAATACGTGCTCCACAACCAGACCGCGCTCCGGCTCAAGCTGCGCCTCTTCTTCCGGCCGAACACGGTCGTCGTCGACATTCCGTACCACGTCGCCAGCGACGGATGGGACCCCGCCGAGTCCTAG